One segment of Carya illinoinensis cultivar Pawnee chromosome 1, C.illinoinensisPawnee_v1, whole genome shotgun sequence DNA contains the following:
- the LOC122311904 gene encoding uncharacterized protein LOC122311904, translated as MGNCVFKGFGGMEEMVKVVTSNGGIMELYAPITAECITNEFPGHAIFRSRSLFAPPLLHNEELHSGQLYYLLPLNPYKPNTTNNNNMISGSESEQPDDTTAVNANYVSSSSSNVLATPYRMSSCDNQGIMKRFSEPEVVPRYNSTGVWKVKLVISPEQLSEILSQDARTEALIESVRTVAKCGNGVPSTTNSDQWSLSSSWKG; from the coding sequence ATGGGGAATTGTGTTTTCAAAGGGTTTGGAGGGATGGAAGAAATGGTGAAGGTGGTGACCTCGAATGGCGGCATCATGGAGCTCTACGCACCCATCACTGCAGAGTGCATAACCAACGAGTTCCCCGGCCACGCCATTTTCCGAAGCCGCAGCCTCTTTGCGCCGCCTCTCCTCCACAACGAAGAGCTCCACTCGGGCCAACTCTACTATCTCCTCCCTCTCAATCCCTACAAACCCAACActaccaacaacaacaacatgATCAGTGGGTCCGAGTCCGAGCAACCCGACGACACGACCGCCGTTAACGCTAATTACGTGTCTTCTTCATCGTCTAACGTTTTAGCGACGCCATACCGCATGTCGTCGTGCGACAACCAAGGGATCATGAAGAGGTTCTCGGAGCCGGAAGTCGTTCCGAGGTATAATAGCACCGGAGTTTGGAAAGTGAAGCTTGTGATTAGTCCTGAGCAGTTGTCGGAGATTTTGTCGCAGGATGCTCGCACCGAGGCGTTGATAGAAAGCGTGAGGACCGTTGCCAAGTGCGGCAATGGCGTGCCGTCGACGACTAATTCAGACCAGTGGAGCTTGTCCAGTAGTTGGAAGGGATAG